A single window of Rhizobium sp. SL42 DNA harbors:
- a CDS encoding ABC transporter substrate-binding protein, translated as MTKLLCAFTALVSLGLMAGSVNAANLVLYTSQPNEDAQATVDGFMAEHPDVKVDWVRDGTPKIMAKLMAEIEAGNPVADVLLIADTVTLERMKQAGQLLAYKSPEAANYDASLYDADGAYYSTKLITTGIMYNTAAGMKPTSWSDLAKPEAKGLVTMPSPLTSGAALIHAQTLVRVDVLGWDYYKALQANGTTASGGNGAVLKAVATGEKAYGVVVDYMPLREKAKGAPVEFVFPKEGVSAVTEPVAILSSSKNAEAAKLFIDYVLSEKGQEGFLKLGYIPARNGMAVPEGFPARDTIKVLPINASEALKASEDDLKTFSGIFGTN; from the coding sequence ATGACAAAGCTCCTTTGCGCCTTTACCGCGCTTGTTTCCCTTGGCCTGATGGCTGGTTCGGTCAATGCTGCTAACCTGGTGCTCTACACCAGCCAGCCGAACGAAGATGCGCAGGCGACCGTCGATGGCTTCATGGCGGAGCATCCCGACGTGAAGGTCGATTGGGTCCGTGACGGTACCCCGAAGATCATGGCCAAGCTGATGGCGGAGATCGAGGCCGGCAATCCGGTCGCCGATGTGTTGTTGATTGCCGACACCGTGACGCTCGAGCGCATGAAGCAGGCCGGCCAGCTGCTCGCCTACAAATCGCCGGAGGCGGCCAATTATGACGCCAGCCTCTATGACGCCGACGGCGCTTACTACTCGACCAAGCTGATCACCACCGGCATCATGTACAATACGGCGGCCGGCATGAAGCCGACCTCGTGGAGCGACTTGGCGAAGCCGGAAGCCAAGGGCCTGGTGACCATGCCGAGCCCGCTTACGTCCGGAGCTGCCCTCATTCATGCCCAGACACTGGTGCGCGTCGACGTTCTGGGCTGGGACTACTACAAGGCACTGCAGGCCAATGGCACGACCGCATCAGGTGGAAATGGTGCGGTGTTGAAGGCGGTTGCGACTGGTGAAAAGGCTTATGGCGTCGTCGTCGACTACATGCCGCTGCGCGAAAAGGCCAAGGGTGCGCCGGTCGAGTTCGTCTTCCCGAAGGAAGGCGTGTCTGCCGTCACCGAGCCTGTCGCCATCCTGTCGAGCAGCAAGAATGCCGAGGCAGCCAAGCTTTTCATCGACTACGTGCTGTCTGAAAAGGGCCAGGAAGGTTTCCTCAAGCTCGGCTACATTCCAGCACGCAACGGCATGGCCGTACCGGAAGGCTTTCCGGCACGCGACACGATCAAGGTTCTGCCGATCAATGCCAGCGAGGCCCTCAAGGCCAGCGAAGACGACCTGAAGACCTTCTCCGGTATCTTCGGCACCAATTGA
- a CDS encoding Lrp/AsnC family transcriptional regulator — MIDERDRKILELLQMDCAIAVSDLAEKVSLSVSACSRRIQKLEEGGYIARRIAVLDREKMGVPTTVYALVKTAHHADEWIEEFRRAVGDIAEIVEAHRLTGHYDYILKIVLPRVEHYDVVYRRLVKRIELFDVSASISMETLKSGSAIPVDYAR; from the coding sequence GTGATTGACGAAAGAGACCGGAAGATTCTCGAGTTGTTGCAGATGGACTGCGCCATTGCTGTTAGCGATCTGGCTGAGAAAGTATCGCTTTCGGTTTCGGCCTGCTCGCGCCGGATCCAGAAACTGGAAGAGGGTGGATATATCGCGCGGCGCATTGCCGTGCTCGATCGTGAGAAGATGGGCGTGCCGACCACTGTTTATGCGCTGGTGAAGACTGCCCACCATGCCGACGAATGGATTGAGGAATTCCGTCGCGCCGTCGGCGATATCGCCGAGATCGTCGAGGCGCATCGGCTGACCGGGCACTATGACTATATCCTGAAGATCGTATTGCCGAGGGTGGAGCATTACGATGTGGTCTATCGCAGGCTCGTCAAGAGGATCGAATTGTTCGACGTTTCGGCGTCAATTTCGATGGAGACGCTGAAAAGCGGCTCGGCAATTCCCGTCGATTATGCGCGGTAG
- a CDS encoding methyl-accepting chemotaxis protein: MPILRFMRDSRAESEALRRSQAVIEFDLDGIILTANENFCMAVGYALSEIQGKHHRMFVDPVEAASSEYASFWQQLRSGKFDRRQYRRIAKGGREIWIEASYNPLMKGGKPYKVVKYATDITAAKIRALEDDAKLKALSASQAVIEFQPDGTILTANENFCKGLGYSLGEIVGKHHRMFCDPAYVKSDDYQAFWGRLSAGEIFSDEFRRVAKDGRDVWIQASYNPVFDSSGKVYKVIKFATDVSSRMDAIAQLAGSLSGLADGDLTCSLDRPFVPTMEKVRSDFNEALTRLKQTISTVTTNARSIASSTGEISDAANQLARRTEVQAASVEESAAALEEITTTVMESAKRATNVGKLVEQTRANAEKSGAVVRDAVGAMSEIEQSSKQISSILGVIDEIAFQTNLLALNAGVEAARAGEAGKGFAVVAQEVRELAQRSGSAAKEIRQLISTSAAQVSRGVDLVGQTGLSLEQIASQVEDITINIRAIIEASEEQSGSLKDINSSVNQIDQSTQQNAAMVEETSAAAHSLSRDVNGLFQLVQQFKTAVSVPQQRGLYAA, encoded by the coding sequence ATGCCTATTTTGAGATTCATGAGGGACTCCCGGGCTGAATCCGAGGCCTTGAGGCGCTCGCAGGCAGTAATCGAGTTCGATCTGGACGGCATCATTCTGACAGCCAATGAAAACTTCTGCATGGCGGTCGGCTATGCGCTGTCCGAGATCCAGGGCAAACATCACCGGATGTTTGTCGATCCGGTGGAGGCGGCCTCGTCCGAATACGCTTCTTTCTGGCAGCAATTGCGCAGCGGGAAATTCGATCGCCGGCAGTATCGCCGCATCGCAAAGGGGGGGCGCGAAATCTGGATCGAAGCGTCCTACAATCCCCTGATGAAGGGTGGCAAACCCTACAAGGTGGTGAAATACGCCACCGATATCACTGCAGCCAAGATCCGCGCGCTGGAAGATGACGCCAAGCTCAAGGCTTTGTCAGCATCGCAGGCAGTCATTGAATTCCAACCGGACGGTACCATCCTGACGGCCAACGAGAATTTCTGCAAAGGCCTCGGCTATAGCCTTGGGGAAATTGTCGGCAAACATCACCGGATGTTTTGTGATCCGGCCTATGTCAAATCCGATGACTACCAGGCATTCTGGGGCAGGCTGTCCGCCGGCGAAATCTTCTCCGACGAGTTTCGCCGTGTGGCCAAGGATGGACGGGATGTGTGGATCCAGGCGAGCTACAATCCGGTGTTCGATTCCTCCGGCAAAGTCTACAAGGTCATCAAGTTCGCTACGGATGTCTCGTCACGGATGGACGCAATCGCGCAATTGGCCGGTTCGCTCAGTGGACTGGCGGACGGCGATCTGACCTGCAGCCTGGACCGTCCTTTCGTGCCGACCATGGAAAAGGTTCGCAGTGACTTCAATGAAGCTCTGACGCGCTTGAAGCAGACGATTTCCACCGTCACGACCAATGCTCGATCGATTGCATCGAGCACCGGGGAGATCTCCGACGCGGCCAATCAGCTCGCGCGCCGCACCGAAGTGCAGGCGGCTTCGGTCGAGGAATCGGCCGCGGCACTTGAGGAAATCACCACCACCGTGATGGAGTCTGCCAAGCGGGCGACCAATGTCGGGAAACTGGTCGAGCAGACCCGTGCCAATGCGGAAAAGTCTGGAGCGGTGGTCCGCGACGCGGTCGGCGCCATGAGCGAGATCGAGCAGTCGTCGAAACAGATTTCCAGCATTCTCGGCGTGATCGACGAAATCGCCTTCCAGACAAATCTTCTGGCGTTGAACGCCGGTGTCGAGGCGGCAAGGGCAGGGGAAGCGGGCAAGGGCTTTGCGGTGGTGGCGCAGGAAGTGCGTGAACTTGCGCAACGATCGGGCAGTGCCGCCAAGGAGATCCGCCAGTTGATCAGCACCTCGGCGGCGCAGGTGAGCCGCGGCGTAGATCTTGTCGGACAGACGGGTTTGTCGCTTGAGCAGATCGCCAGCCAGGTCGAGGACATCACCATCAATATCCGCGCGATCATCGAGGCATCCGAAGAGCAGTCCGGATCGCTGAAGGACATCAACAGTTCGGTGAACCAGATCGATCAATCAACCCAGCAGAATGCCGCAATGGTCGAGGAAACGTCGGCCGCCGCGCACTCGCTGTCGCGCGATGTCAACGGGCTGTTCCAGCTGGTCCAGCAGTTCAAGACGGCAGTATCCGTGCCGCAACAAAGAGGGTTGTACGCGGCCTGA
- a CDS encoding aminotransferase-like domain-containing protein, with protein sequence MLDWDHIFATRSSRMRASEIRELLKLLDQPEIISFAGGIPDPALFPDEAFKDAYAEIFTGGQAGAALQYSVSEGYRPLREWLQADMTRLGIECSIDNIFITSGSQQALDYLGKLFLSPRDTALVNWPTYLGALQAFNAYEPMYDQLSLGNRTPGSYTAAAETNGGSVKFAYLSSDFSNPTGETVSLENRKRLLALADELDIAVIEDAAYQHLRYDGEAVTPILALDIERSGSIENSRTIYCGSFSKTLAPGLRVGFVVASTAVIRKLVLMKQAADLHSSSINQIAITHVAERHFDAQVAKIRRAYSARRDAMLAALDQYMPAGTRWTRPEGGMFVWVTLPEGMDGAELLALSVQTEKVAFVPGQAFFADRSGTNTLRLSFSCANEQMIDEGIKRLGRLVGGVLAKAA encoded by the coding sequence GTGCTTGATTGGGACCATATTTTCGCTACGCGCTCGTCGCGTATGCGCGCGTCGGAAATCCGTGAGCTGCTGAAGCTTCTGGACCAGCCTGAGATCATTTCGTTTGCCGGCGGTATTCCGGACCCGGCGCTGTTTCCGGATGAGGCGTTCAAGGATGCCTATGCCGAGATTTTCACTGGTGGACAGGCGGGTGCCGCCCTGCAGTATTCGGTTTCGGAGGGCTACAGGCCGCTGCGCGAATGGCTGCAGGCGGACATGACCCGGCTCGGCATCGAGTGCAGTATCGACAATATCTTCATCACCTCCGGCTCGCAGCAGGCGCTGGACTATCTCGGCAAACTGTTCCTGTCGCCGCGCGACACGGCACTGGTCAATTGGCCGACATACCTGGGCGCCCTGCAGGCGTTCAATGCCTATGAACCGATGTACGACCAGCTGAGCCTTGGCAACAGGACGCCGGGAAGCTACACGGCAGCGGCCGAAACCAATGGTGGCTCGGTGAAATTCGCCTATCTGTCTTCGGACTTTTCCAATCCGACCGGCGAGACGGTTTCGCTTGAAAACCGCAAGCGTTTGCTGGCTCTGGCCGATGAGTTGGATATTGCGGTCATAGAGGATGCTGCCTATCAGCATCTGCGTTATGACGGCGAGGCGGTGACGCCAATCCTGGCGCTCGACATCGAACGCAGCGGCTCGATCGAAAATTCGCGGACGATCTATTGCGGCAGCTTCTCCAAGACGCTCGCACCCGGATTGCGCGTCGGCTTTGTGGTAGCGTCGACGGCCGTCATCCGCAAGCTTGTCCTGATGAAGCAGGCTGCGGACCTGCATTCGTCATCGATTAACCAGATCGCCATCACCCATGTCGCCGAACGCCATTTCGACGCGCAGGTCGCCAAGATCAGGCGGGCCTATAGCGCACGGCGTGACGCCATGCTGGCGGCACTTGACCAGTACATGCCGGCGGGCACGCGCTGGACCCGGCCCGAAGGTGGCATGTTCGTCTGGGTTACCTTGCCGGAAGGAATGGATGGTGCCGAATTGCTGGCGCTTTCCGTGCAGACCGAAAAGGTCGCCTTTGTTCCGGGGCAGGCTTTCTTTGCCGATCGCTCCGGTACCAACACGCTCCGTCTCTCTTTCTCCTGTGCCAACGAGCAGATGATCGATGAGGGCATCAAGCGGCTTGGTCGCCTTGTCGGCGGCGTGTTGGCCAAGGCTGCGTGA
- a CDS encoding ABC transporter ATP-binding protein — MAKLTLHQLSKDFGTGRPAVDAVSMEIRDGGFLALLGPSGCGKTTVLRMVAGFETPTDGSILLGERVMSDAARVVPPERRNMAMVFQSYALWPHMTVAENVGYPLKVRGVTGERYRAKVLEALRSVRLEAYGDRRPAALSGGQRQRVALARCLVTSPDVVLLDEPLANLDRHLRGEMEDAFREFHARSGATMIYVTHDQAEAMALATDVAVMADGKLLQMAAPDELYARPEGRRVGELVGRGAILSVRVVAGAARNFDWQAVQLALTRLDAPSVDLLVRPQDVHIGDGGLPAVVESVVFEGERYTVGLRLGDGQSLRVHWRERLQVGAVVPVIIAGGWRL, encoded by the coding sequence GTGGCGAAACTGACCCTGCATCAACTGAGCAAGGATTTTGGCACCGGCCGGCCGGCTGTCGATGCCGTGTCGATGGAGATCCGCGACGGAGGCTTTCTGGCGCTGCTCGGGCCCTCGGGCTGCGGCAAGACGACGGTGCTGCGCATGGTCGCGGGCTTCGAGACGCCGACGGATGGCTCGATCCTGTTAGGTGAGCGGGTGATGTCGGATGCAGCCAGGGTCGTGCCGCCGGAACGGCGCAACATGGCCATGGTGTTCCAGTCCTATGCCTTGTGGCCGCACATGACGGTTGCCGAGAATGTCGGCTATCCCTTGAAGGTGCGTGGGGTGACCGGCGAACGCTACCGCGCGAAAGTGCTGGAGGCTTTGCGATCGGTGCGGCTTGAAGCGTATGGCGACCGCCGCCCAGCAGCGCTTTCCGGTGGACAGCGTCAGCGAGTGGCGCTTGCCCGTTGCCTTGTAACATCTCCCGATGTCGTATTGCTGGACGAGCCGCTGGCCAATCTCGACCGTCATCTCAGGGGCGAGATGGAGGACGCTTTCCGCGAGTTTCATGCGCGCTCCGGCGCCACGATGATCTATGTGACGCATGATCAGGCGGAGGCGATGGCGCTGGCAACCGATGTCGCGGTGATGGCGGACGGCAAGCTGCTGCAGATGGCGGCACCTGACGAGCTCTATGCACGACCGGAGGGCCGGCGTGTGGGCGAGCTTGTCGGGCGTGGTGCCATTCTGTCTGTCCGGGTCGTGGCAGGCGCTGCACGCAATTTCGACTGGCAGGCCGTCCAGCTGGCTTTGACGCGATTGGACGCGCCGTCTGTGGACCTTCTGGTTCGTCCACAGGATGTCCATATCGGCGATGGTGGCTTGCCGGCAGTGGTGGAAAGCGTGGTCTTCGAGGGCGAGCGCTATACCGTGGGCTTGCGCCTCGGCGACGGTCAGTCCCTTCGGGTTCACTGGCGCGAGCGGCTGCAGGTTGGGGCCGTGGTCCCGGTCATAATTGCCGGCGGTTGGCGTCTCTGA
- a CDS encoding TetR/AcrR family transcriptional regulator: MSSESSQNTEFTPRQNAVLAEALRLLVEGGDKAVTTAGLARAANCSKESLYKWFGDRDGLLSAMISYQASKVRTFERPGERLTAASLTDHLEVFAKDLLEVLAGDVSLALNRLAIGQSSRDGSKFGTLLLERGRRQIDRRARALLEAGQRDGLLRFNDGEEAYRTLYGLIVSDLHVRMLLGDMPQTTSFGSRASKAVHAFLMLYGTERILAGLDGTSRASAPFNNIHHN, translated from the coding sequence ATGTCGAGCGAGAGCAGTCAGAATACCGAATTCACCCCACGCCAAAACGCTGTGCTGGCGGAAGCCTTGCGGTTGTTGGTCGAAGGTGGTGACAAGGCTGTGACGACGGCCGGTCTGGCCCGTGCGGCCAATTGCTCCAAGGAAAGCCTCTATAAGTGGTTCGGTGACCGCGACGGTTTGCTGTCGGCGATGATTTCCTATCAGGCCAGCAAGGTTCGCACGTTTGAGCGGCCGGGCGAGCGGCTGACCGCGGCAAGCCTCACCGATCATCTCGAGGTATTCGCCAAGGATCTGCTTGAAGTGCTGGCGGGCGATGTATCGCTGGCGCTCAATCGCCTCGCCATCGGTCAGTCGAGCCGCGACGGCTCAAAGTTTGGCACGTTGCTGCTGGAGCGCGGCCGTCGGCAGATCGATCGCAGGGCGCGGGCGCTGCTCGAGGCCGGACAGCGCGATGGCCTGTTGCGCTTCAATGACGGCGAGGAAGCCTATCGCACGCTTTACGGGCTGATCGTCAGCGACCTGCATGTCCGCATGCTGCTCGGCGATATGCCACAGACGACGAGTTTCGGGTCGAGGGCCTCGAAGGCGGTGCACGCCTTCCTGATGCTTTACGGCACGGAGAGGATTTTGGCGGGCCTGGACGGGACGTCCCGTGCGAGCGCGCCATTCAACAACATTCACCACAACTGA
- a CDS encoding ABC transporter permease encodes MTVSSQQSNSQPRWLFPFVGLLVFSLCALPLLRLVVAGSRSIWSGKALDLLREPAVWQAAVNTLTTSFLGMVVAVIIGASFALALALTNVRARGVLGFLFMLPTMIPPQVTALSWVGLSGPSSPLLKAIGLAPPLGSPQPLYSIYGIALLFGVQHAPLVFLSLRAVLLALPQEGIDAAKLSGASSRKVLRDIVLPLAMPGLIAGAAIAFVSGVGNFGIPAILGMPAAIYTLPTLIYARFASFGANTFGDIAMLSAMIAILAIAGLGLQERALRNREYRTIGGAGLTASFSLGLWRLPVEMTLWLLLFVMLVLPFLALLAGSLVSTYGVVFSWQTISLSAYEEILLRQAVTRTAFVNSLCLAGLTAFGLLVFGVLTAYALTHTKSRWTGLVAAMIEIPYALPGVVIAVAFILIFAAPIPLVGVTLYGTLWIILLAYLSSFFAVGLKPIISAFRQIDPALEEAARLSGAGFWRRLAEILVPLIAPAAGASVILVFLIACNELTVSALLWSAGTQTLGVAIYNLDDSGSYDLAAALSVLVVLMIVVLMLLLEWMAAWLPKGVVPWRN; translated from the coding sequence ATGACCGTTTCTTCGCAACAGTCGAACAGCCAGCCTCGCTGGCTGTTCCCCTTTGTCGGCCTGCTCGTCTTCAGCCTTTGCGCCTTGCCATTGTTGCGTCTCGTGGTCGCCGGATCTCGTTCGATCTGGAGCGGCAAGGCATTGGACCTGCTGCGCGAGCCAGCAGTCTGGCAGGCTGCCGTCAACACGCTCACGACGTCATTTCTGGGCATGGTTGTCGCTGTGATCATTGGTGCTTCGTTTGCGCTCGCCCTTGCCTTGACCAATGTCCGGGCGAGGGGCGTGCTGGGTTTTCTGTTCATGCTGCCGACGATGATCCCGCCGCAGGTGACCGCGTTGTCCTGGGTCGGGCTGTCAGGGCCGTCCAGTCCGCTGCTGAAGGCGATCGGCCTTGCGCCGCCGCTCGGAAGCCCGCAGCCGCTCTATTCGATCTATGGGATCGCCCTGCTGTTTGGCGTGCAGCACGCGCCTCTGGTGTTTCTCTCCCTGAGGGCCGTGCTGTTGGCGCTGCCGCAGGAAGGCATCGACGCCGCCAAGCTCTCGGGAGCCTCGTCGCGCAAGGTGCTGCGCGATATCGTGCTGCCGCTTGCCATGCCCGGGCTTATTGCAGGTGCTGCCATCGCATTTGTCTCGGGCGTCGGCAATTTCGGCATTCCCGCCATCCTCGGCATGCCCGCAGCCATCTACACACTGCCTACATTGATTTATGCACGGTTCGCCAGCTTTGGGGCCAATACATTCGGTGACATAGCCATGCTTTCGGCAATGATCGCCATCCTTGCCATCGCGGGCCTTGGTCTGCAGGAACGGGCGTTGCGCAATCGGGAATACCGGACCATCGGCGGCGCCGGTCTGACGGCAAGTTTCAGCCTTGGTCTCTGGCGGCTGCCGGTCGAGATGACATTGTGGCTATTGCTGTTCGTGATGCTGGTCCTTCCCTTTCTGGCGCTTTTGGCGGGATCACTCGTCTCGACCTATGGCGTTGTGTTTTCATGGCAGACGATTTCCCTGTCGGCCTATGAGGAGATCCTGTTGCGCCAGGCGGTGACCCGGACCGCCTTCGTCAATTCGCTATGCCTCGCCGGATTGACGGCCTTCGGACTGCTGGTTTTTGGTGTACTCACCGCCTATGCCCTGACGCATACGAAAAGCCGCTGGACGGGACTGGTCGCTGCAATGATCGAGATCCCCTATGCGCTGCCGGGTGTCGTCATAGCGGTCGCCTTCATCCTGATCTTCGCCGCACCCATCCCGCTTGTCGGAGTGACGCTGTACGGGACGCTGTGGATCATCCTGCTTGCCTATCTTTCCAGCTTCTTCGCCGTCGGTCTGAAGCCGATCATCAGCGCATTCCGGCAGATCGATCCGGCGCTGGAAGAGGCGGCGCGCCTGTCCGGTGCCGGGTTCTGGCGGCGGTTGGCGGAGATACTGGTTCCTCTGATCGCACCCGCCGCCGGTGCATCGGTGATCCTGGTTTTCCTGATCGCCTGCAATGAGCTGACAGTGTCCGCGTTGCTTTGGTCCGCCGGTACCCAGACGCTGGGTGTCGCGATCTACAATCTCGACGACAGCGGATCGTATGATCTGGCCGCGGCGCTGTCCGTGCTGGTGGTGCTGATGATCGTCGTGCTGATGTTGCTCCTCGAATGGATGGCGGCCTGGCTGCCGAAAGGTGTCGTGCCGTGGCGAAACTGA
- a CDS encoding CASTOR/POLLUX-related putative ion channel encodes MKTGSHWRARLRYEFDKSMAAGAIALMGWLALISLIVIVIAGIFLALTGIAPEGGEPVSFIEAAWESLMRTMDAGTMGGDVGWSFRMVSLAVTIAGIFVFSALIGVISSGLENKLDELRKGRSRVLEADHTIILNWSPSIFDIISELVIANQSRRNPRIVIMAHKDKVEMEDEIATKVDDLKNTRIICRSGDPTDLYDLDIVNAQTSRSIIVLSPEDDDADSRVIKSVLALVNDPKRRAAPYMIAAEIRNAANAEVARIVGGGEMQLILADDLISRIVVHTSRQSGLSAVYSELLDFDGCEIYTLEQPELTGKPFGTAVMSYQASTLIGICDNTGAVHLNPPPNRVFEAGEKAIIISEDDASIKLDAGKTTVAQSLILPPVAREKQAERTLILGWNRRGPIIATELSRYVAPGSHLTIAAETPGFVDEVSALQIDRDIMTVDARSIDTSHRGTLNELDIPSYDHVLVLGYSDTMAAQTADTHTLITLLQLRQIAESAGKHISVVSEMIDIRNRQLAEVTRADDFVVSNKLVSLMLAQASENAYMAAIFGELLDEKGSEIYMRPISDYVSIDKPVNFYTVTLSALRRGEIAIGYRKQNESAADPRRLGGVVVNPQKGQMMHFSQDDMVIVLAAD; translated from the coding sequence ATGAAGACAGGCAGCCATTGGCGCGCACGCTTGCGGTATGAGTTCGACAAGAGCATGGCGGCTGGCGCGATAGCGCTCATGGGCTGGCTGGCATTGATATCCCTGATTGTCATCGTGATCGCAGGCATCTTCCTTGCCCTCACCGGCATTGCACCGGAAGGCGGCGAACCGGTGAGCTTCATCGAAGCGGCATGGGAATCGCTGATGCGCACCATGGACGCCGGAACCATGGGCGGCGATGTCGGCTGGTCCTTCCGTATGGTCTCGCTCGCCGTGACCATCGCCGGCATCTTCGTCTTCTCCGCCCTCATCGGCGTCATCAGCTCCGGTCTGGAAAACAAGCTCGATGAGTTGCGAAAGGGCCGCTCGCGGGTATTGGAGGCAGATCACACCATCATTCTCAACTGGTCTCCCTCAATCTTCGATATCATCAGCGAACTGGTGATCGCCAACCAGAGCCGCCGCAATCCGCGCATCGTCATCATGGCCCACAAGGACAAGGTGGAGATGGAAGACGAGATCGCCACCAAGGTCGATGACCTGAAGAACACCAGGATCATCTGCCGCAGCGGCGATCCGACGGATCTCTATGACCTGGACATCGTCAATGCCCAGACATCCCGCTCGATCATCGTGCTGTCGCCGGAAGACGACGATGCCGATTCCCGCGTGATCAAATCCGTACTGGCCCTGGTCAACGATCCGAAGCGCCGCGCCGCGCCCTACATGATCGCAGCCGAGATCCGTAACGCCGCCAACGCAGAAGTCGCCCGTATTGTCGGCGGCGGCGAGATGCAGCTCATCCTCGCCGACGACCTGATTTCGCGGATCGTGGTCCACACCAGCCGCCAGTCCGGGCTGTCGGCGGTCTATTCCGAACTGCTCGATTTCGACGGATGTGAGATTTACACCCTTGAACAGCCGGAGCTGACCGGCAAGCCTTTTGGCACTGCAGTGATGAGCTATCAGGCAAGCACGCTGATCGGCATCTGCGACAACACTGGCGCGGTTCACCTCAATCCGCCGCCGAACCGCGTATTCGAGGCCGGTGAAAAGGCCATCATCATTTCCGAGGACGACGCCTCGATCAAACTGGACGCAGGCAAGACGACCGTCGCGCAGAGCCTGATCCTACCGCCGGTCGCCCGCGAAAAGCAGGCTGAACGCACCCTGATCCTTGGCTGGAATCGCCGAGGCCCGATCATCGCCACCGAGCTTTCACGCTATGTGGCGCCCGGATCTCATCTCACGATCGCAGCTGAAACACCCGGTTTCGTCGATGAGGTATCCGCGCTGCAAATCGATCGCGACATCATGACGGTCGATGCCAGATCGATCGACACCAGCCATCGCGGCACCTTGAACGAGTTGGATATCCCGTCATACGACCATGTCCTGGTCCTCGGCTACAGCGACACGATGGCTGCCCAGACTGCAGACACCCACACGCTGATCACCCTGCTTCAACTGCGCCAGATTGCAGAGAGCGCCGGAAAACACATCAGCGTCGTCAGCGAAATGATCGACATCCGCAATCGCCAACTGGCGGAAGTGACCCGAGCCGATGACTTCGTCGTCAGCAACAAGCTGGTCAGCCTTATGCTCGCCCAGGCGTCGGAGAATGCCTATATGGCCGCGATCTTCGGCGAATTGCTGGATGAAAAAGGCTCGGAGATCTACATGCGACCGATCTCGGACTACGTATCGATCGACAAGCCTGTCAATTTCTACACCGTCACGCTCTCGGCTCTTCGCCGTGGAGAAATTGCCATCGGCTATCGCAAGCAGAACGAGTCTGCCGCCGATCCGCGTCGCCTCGGCGGCGTGGTGGTCAATCCACAAAAGGGGCAGATGATGCATTTCAGTCAGGACGACATGGTGATTGTCCTCGCAGCCGACTGA
- the ilvC gene encoding ketol-acid reductoisomerase, with amino-acid sequence MRVYYDRDADLNLIKAKKVAIIGYGSQGRAHALNLKDSGAQNMVVALKAGSPTAKKAEADGFKVMTVAEAAAWADLMMMATPDELQADIYRDEIAGNIRDGAAIAFAHGLNVHFGLIEPKASVDVVMIAPKGPGHTVRGEYQKGGGVPCLVALHQNASGNALELALSYACGVGGGRSGIIETSFKEECETDLFGEQVVLCGGLVELIRAGFETLVEGGYAPEMAYFECLHEVKLIVDLIYEGGIANMNYSISNTAEWGEYVTGPRIITAETKAEMKRVLTDIQTGKFTSDWMQEYRAGAARFKGIRRMNDSHQIEEVGTKLRAMMPWIGKNKLVDKARN; translated from the coding sequence ATGCGCGTTTATTACGATCGTGATGCGGACTTGAACCTCATCAAGGCCAAGAAGGTAGCAATCATCGGTTACGGTTCGCAGGGTCGTGCGCATGCGCTCAACCTGAAGGATTCGGGCGCCCAGAACATGGTTGTCGCTCTGAAGGCCGGTTCGCCGACCGCCAAGAAGGCTGAAGCCGATGGCTTCAAGGTCATGACGGTTGCTGAAGCTGCCGCATGGGCCGACCTGATGATGATGGCGACCCCGGACGAGCTCCAGGCCGACATCTACCGCGATGAGATCGCCGGCAACATCCGCGACGGTGCGGCCATCGCATTTGCCCATGGCCTCAACGTTCATTTCGGCCTGATCGAACCGAAGGCTTCGGTTGACGTCGTGATGATCGCGCCGAAGGGCCCGGGCCACACCGTTCGTGGCGAATACCAGAAGGGCGGCGGCGTTCCTTGCCTCGTTGCGCTCCATCAGAACGCATCGGGCAACGCACTTGAACTGGCTCTGTCCTACGCCTGCGGCGTCGGCGGCGGTCGTTCGGGCATCATCGAAACCTCATTCAAGGAAGAATGCGAAACCGACCTGTTCGGCGAGCAGGTTGTTCTGTGCGGCGGTCTCGTTGAACTGATCCGCGCCGGTTTCGAGACGCTGGTCGAAGGCGGTTACGCCCCGGAAATGGCCTATTTCGAGTGCTTGCACGAAGTGAAGCTGATCGTCGACCTGATCTATGAAGGCGGTATCGCCAACATGAACTACTCGATCTCTAACACGGCAGAGTGGGGCGAATATGTCACCGGCCCACGCATCATCACGGCTGAAACAAAGGCTGAAATGAAGCGCGTCCTGACCGACATCCAGACCGGCAAGTTCACCTCGGACTGGATGCAGGAATACCGCGCAGGCGCCGCCCGCTTCAAGGGTATCCGCCGCATGAACGACAGCCACCAGATCGAAGAAGTCGGCACCAAGCTTCGCGCCATGATGCCTTGGATCGGCAAGAACAAGCTGGTCGACAAGGCTCGCAACTAA